In the genome of Coraliomargarita algicola, one region contains:
- a CDS encoding type II secretion system protein GspD, giving the protein MKKHTLYSLWLLAPIALCAQAESDTTVEIDLSDVIVVEDTSEQVGVASELVSLPEESAKVVEIPENPIEGASLDLEAPIIPAVTESLPSDTEIVLEIPGKDAVAPGEASMLSEETISVDFPDEDVRTILRNVAELFELNLVIPDTLIGRTSIKLRNITWRQAFEVVLEPLGYTYVEDRNIVRIKSIEELTTEPVDTHVFIANYARADNLLSSIAPLIDNSAGGRIQVDVRSNALVITERPSRMGKIQEIIERLDRATDQVMIESKFIEVTNTDTKNLGVNWASLSGYSASAGPFQRAWTRERTNTNTRTSGTVDDEGINSSDGLTYENGTTFSDTLESLASTSRLDTAVFSADQFEVILSALNTQDDIKLVSNPTVVTLNNTQAKIAIGERYPIPEYTFNAETGQRQLDQINYEDIGINLDVTPQVNSAGFINLKIIPEVSSSDRFALIENTEIPIIESRRTETTIMVKDGYTLAIGGLVEDSTSKRDTKVPVLGNLPGIGRLFSSESDEISQRNLIIFITAKTLNPDGSTYRDIIDPRVIDRMGIVPSELPGYNLSVEEKSLLDKLDAYRTQADQEKALEAARQQIKAIEYRKLQEERDTLEETPTQASKPRSLR; this is encoded by the coding sequence ATGAAAAAGCATACACTCTATTCCCTATGGCTTCTCGCTCCGATCGCTCTTTGTGCACAGGCAGAGAGTGATACCACCGTTGAAATCGATTTGTCGGATGTGATCGTAGTTGAAGATACCTCGGAGCAAGTCGGTGTAGCTTCCGAGCTTGTTTCACTTCCTGAAGAGAGTGCGAAAGTAGTCGAGATTCCTGAGAATCCGATTGAGGGTGCCAGTTTAGATTTGGAAGCGCCGATCATTCCAGCGGTGACTGAGAGTCTGCCTTCGGATACTGAGATTGTACTCGAAATTCCTGGTAAGGACGCGGTTGCTCCGGGCGAGGCTTCCATGTTAAGTGAGGAAACTATTTCTGTGGATTTTCCAGATGAGGACGTTCGCACGATTCTTCGTAATGTTGCCGAGCTCTTTGAGCTCAATCTGGTGATCCCCGATACCTTGATTGGACGCACTTCTATTAAGTTGCGTAACATTACTTGGCGCCAGGCATTTGAGGTCGTTCTTGAGCCGCTGGGGTATACCTATGTTGAAGATCGTAATATCGTGCGCATTAAGAGTATCGAAGAATTGACTACTGAACCTGTCGATACACATGTATTCATCGCAAATTATGCACGTGCGGATAACCTTTTAAGTTCGATTGCTCCCCTGATTGATAACTCTGCAGGTGGTCGTATTCAAGTCGATGTCCGTAGTAATGCACTCGTGATCACGGAGCGCCCTTCAAGGATGGGCAAGATTCAGGAAATTATAGAGCGCTTGGACCGGGCTACCGACCAGGTGATGATTGAGTCAAAGTTTATTGAAGTCACCAATACGGACACAAAGAATTTAGGTGTGAATTGGGCCTCTCTGAGTGGTTATAGTGCTTCTGCTGGACCTTTCCAGCGTGCATGGACTCGTGAACGCACGAACACAAATACAAGGACTTCGGGCACCGTTGATGATGAAGGCATTAATTCCAGTGACGGGCTTACCTACGAGAATGGAACCACTTTCAGTGATACGCTTGAGAGCTTGGCTTCTACCAGTCGTTTGGACACTGCTGTGTTTTCTGCGGATCAGTTTGAAGTGATTCTAAGTGCTTTGAATACCCAGGATGATATTAAACTGGTTTCTAACCCAACGGTGGTGACCTTGAATAATACACAGGCGAAAATCGCGATAGGTGAACGTTACCCGATCCCTGAGTATACCTTTAACGCGGAGACGGGACAACGTCAGCTGGATCAAATCAATTATGAAGATATCGGTATCAATCTAGATGTGACACCGCAGGTGAATAGCGCTGGATTTATTAACCTTAAAATCATTCCTGAGGTGTCGAGTTCAGATCGCTTTGCACTGATCGAGAATACGGAAATTCCCATCATTGAAAGTCGCCGCACTGAAACGACTATCATGGTCAAGGATGGCTACACTTTAGCGATCGGCGGTTTAGTAGAAGATAGTACTTCCAAACGTGATACTAAAGTTCCGGTCTTAGGGAATTTACCCGGCATCGGGCGTCTCTTCAGCAGTGAGTCTGATGAAATCTCTCAACGAAATTTAATCATCTTCATCACCGCTAAGACACTCAATCCCGATGGCTCGACTTATCGTGATATTATAGATCCACGCGTAATTGATCGTATGGGGATTGTTCCGAGTGAGTTGCCTGGGTATAATTTGAGCGTCGAAGAGAAGAGCTTATTAGATAAGTTGGATGCATACCGAACCCAGGCCGATCAGGAAAAAGCCTTAGAGGCAGCTAGGCAGCAAATTAAAGCTATAGAATACCGTAAGCTGCAGGAGGAGCGTGATACACTCGAAGAGACGCCTACTCAGGCCAGCAAACCACGCAGCTTGCGCTAG